A window from Theropithecus gelada isolate Dixy chromosome 1, Tgel_1.0, whole genome shotgun sequence encodes these proteins:
- the LOC112606556 gene encoding uncharacterized protein LOC112606556 isoform X2: MKRFVGTKEGQTSKCWPSSPCKMRPPPAPSLHLPTVTVSFTRRAARERKREASEIPEWIDRCYVIGAASSTPQEARSWGERGSPAAGATRTVSPPHRSLELDIQEAAASFVFWCHRRWPLMAFGLSAPNFGLFQL, translated from the exons ATGAAGAGATTTGTAGGAACAAAAGAAGGACAG ACTTCCAAGTGCTGGCCTTCATCTCCCTGCAAGATGCGCccccctccagctcccagccttcATCTTCCGACTGTCACTGTCTCCTTCACGA GGagagcagcaagagaaagaaagagagaggcaagCGAAATTCCTGAATGGATAGACAGATGCTACGTCATCGGAGCTGCATCCTCCACTCCACAAGAGGCTAGGAGCTGGGGGGAGAGAGGCAGTCCAGCCGCAGGGGCCACCCGAACAGTCTCTCCTCCTCACAGAAGCCTG GAGCTGGATATCCAAGAAGCAGCAGCCTCATTTGTTTTCTGGTGTCATCGTAGGTGGCCACTTATGGCTTTTggg CTTTCAGCCCCTAATTTTGGTCTATTCCAATTGTAG